The following coding sequences lie in one Isoptericola variabilis 225 genomic window:
- a CDS encoding MoxR family ATPase, which translates to MRTALAGVRGEVGKAVVGQDSAVTSLLIALLCSGHVLLEGVPGVAKTLLVRALGAALDLDHKRVQFTPDLMPGDVTGSLVYDARTSQFSFREGPVFTNLLLADEINRTPPKTQASLLEAMEERQVSVDGTPRPLPDPFLVIATQNPVEHEGTYPLPEAQLDRFLLKVVLPVPERDHEIEVLARHAAGFDPRDLAAAGVRAVAGPEALAAARAEVRRVQVAPEVLGYAVDVCRATRQSPSLSLGVSPRGATALLATSRAWAWLSGRMYVTPDDVKALAHPTLRHRVQLRPEAELEGVTAESVLGTVLATVPVPR; encoded by the coding sequence CTGCGGACGGCGCTCGCGGGCGTCCGCGGCGAGGTGGGCAAGGCGGTCGTCGGCCAGGACTCGGCCGTGACGAGCCTGCTCATCGCGCTGCTGTGCTCGGGCCACGTGCTGCTCGAGGGCGTGCCCGGCGTCGCCAAGACGCTGCTCGTGCGCGCGCTCGGCGCGGCGCTCGACCTCGACCACAAGCGCGTGCAGTTCACGCCCGACCTCATGCCGGGCGACGTCACGGGCTCGCTCGTGTACGACGCGCGCACGTCGCAGTTCTCGTTCCGCGAGGGCCCGGTCTTCACCAACCTCCTGCTCGCCGACGAGATCAACCGCACGCCGCCCAAGACCCAGGCGTCGCTGCTCGAGGCCATGGAGGAGCGGCAGGTCTCGGTCGACGGCACGCCGCGTCCGCTGCCCGACCCGTTCCTCGTCATCGCGACGCAGAACCCGGTCGAGCACGAGGGGACCTACCCCCTGCCCGAGGCCCAGCTCGACCGCTTCCTGCTCAAGGTCGTGCTGCCCGTCCCCGAGCGCGACCACGAGATCGAGGTGCTGGCCCGGCACGCCGCGGGCTTCGACCCGCGCGACCTCGCCGCGGCCGGTGTCCGGGCCGTCGCGGGCCCCGAGGCGCTCGCCGCCGCTCGCGCCGAGGTGCGCCGCGTCCAGGTCGCGCCCGAGGTGCTCGGCTACGCCGTCGACGTGTGCCGTGCGACGCGCCAGTCGCCGTCGCTGTCGCTCGGCGTCTCGCCGCGCGGGGCGACCGCGCTGCTCGCGACGTCGCGCGCCTGGGCCTGGCTCTCCGGGCGGATGTACGTGACGCCCGACGACGTCAAGGCGCTTGCGCACCCGACGCTGCGCCACCGCGTGCAGCTGCGCCCCGAGGCCGAGCTCGAGGGCGTCACGGCCGAGAGCGTGCTGGGCACGGTGCTGGCGACCGTGCCCGTCCCCCGGTGA
- a CDS encoding DUF58 domain-containing protein, translating to MALTRRAVWLAAAGIVPVLLVPSAGTVVVWAVLVAVLCAVDVALAASPREVAVRRDVPASVRLGTPTASALVLTNRSGRRLRARVRDAWPPSMLTDAATGLARAVAASTRHDVDVAPGESVRVRTPLLPTRRGDRRAGDVTVRSFGPLRLAARQASLPVPGRVRVLPEFASRRHLPSRLARLREMDGRAAVQVRGEGTEFDSLREYVVGDDVRSIDWRATARRGDVVVRTWRPERDRRVVVVLDTGRTSAARIDASDGGASAGATRLEASIEAALLLAALADRAGDRVQVLAYDRTLRGRVAGASGPRLLPELAETLATVEPALLETDWHGLVGQVRSRVSQRALVVLLTALDPAAVESGLLPVVDQLTGTHQVVVAAVADAEVAALRAGRDDVAQVYDAAAAARGELERAAVAAVLRRRGAEVVEALPDDLAPQLADTYLALKAAGRL from the coding sequence GTGGCGCTGACGCGGCGTGCCGTCTGGCTGGCGGCGGCGGGCATCGTGCCGGTCCTGCTCGTGCCGAGCGCGGGCACGGTCGTCGTGTGGGCCGTGCTCGTGGCGGTGCTGTGCGCGGTCGACGTCGCGCTGGCGGCCTCGCCGCGCGAGGTCGCCGTGCGGCGCGACGTGCCCGCCTCGGTGCGTCTCGGCACCCCGACGGCCTCGGCCCTGGTCCTGACGAACCGGTCGGGCCGGCGGCTGCGCGCGCGGGTGCGCGACGCGTGGCCGCCGTCGATGCTCACCGACGCCGCGACCGGGCTCGCCCGGGCGGTGGCCGCCTCGACGCGGCACGACGTCGACGTCGCGCCCGGCGAGTCGGTGCGCGTGCGCACGCCGCTCCTGCCGACGCGCCGCGGCGACCGGCGCGCGGGCGACGTCACGGTGCGCTCCTTCGGCCCGCTGCGGCTCGCGGCCCGCCAGGCCTCGCTGCCCGTCCCGGGACGGGTGCGCGTGCTGCCGGAGTTCGCGTCGCGACGGCACCTGCCGAGCCGCCTCGCGCGGCTGCGCGAGATGGACGGCCGCGCGGCGGTGCAGGTGCGCGGCGAGGGCACCGAGTTCGACTCGCTGCGCGAGTACGTCGTGGGCGACGACGTCCGGTCCATCGACTGGCGGGCGACGGCCCGCCGGGGCGACGTCGTCGTGCGCACGTGGCGGCCCGAGCGCGACCGGCGCGTCGTCGTCGTGCTCGACACCGGCCGCACGTCCGCCGCCCGGATCGACGCGTCCGACGGCGGGGCGTCGGCGGGCGCGACACGGCTCGAGGCGAGCATCGAGGCCGCCCTGCTGCTCGCCGCGCTGGCCGACCGCGCGGGCGACCGCGTGCAGGTGCTCGCGTACGACCGCACGCTGCGCGGGCGCGTCGCCGGCGCGTCGGGGCCGCGGCTGCTGCCCGAGCTCGCGGAGACCCTGGCGACCGTGGAGCCCGCCCTGCTCGAGACCGACTGGCACGGGCTCGTGGGCCAGGTCCGCTCGCGGGTCTCGCAGCGGGCGCTCGTCGTGCTCCTCACCGCGCTCGACCCGGCGGCGGTCGAGTCGGGCCTGCTCCCCGTCGTCGACCAGCTCACCGGCACGCACCAGGTCGTGGTCGCGGCCGTGGCGGACGCCGAGGTGGCCGCGCTGCGGGCCGGGCGCGACGACGTCGCGCAGGTCTACGACGCCGCGGCCGCCGCGCGCGGCGAGCTCGAGCGCGCGGCCGTGGCCGCAGTCCTGCGCCGACGGGGCGCGGAGGTCGTCGAGGCGCTGCCCGACGACCTCGCCCCGCAGCTGGCCGACACCTACCTCGCGCTCAAGGCCGCCGGCCGGCTCTGA
- a CDS encoding stage II sporulation protein M gives MDLDAFTTVHSPEWDRLHELTRRRRLDGAEADELVRLYQTVATHLSTVRSAAPDPVLVTRLSDLLTRARARIAGAHEPAWADVVRFAVVTVPAALFRVRWWTLGVTIAFLTIAVVVGWRVATVPEALAAVGPPSYQEQYVNEAFESYYDPGAGFAAMVWTNNAWIAAQCVAFGITGLWPVFVQVQNAVNVGAIGGMMAAHGELDLFLQLIAPHGLLELTAIFVAGGAGLKIFWTLVDPGPRRRSVALAQEGRALITVAVGLAGALAVSGLVEGFVTGSGLPWWLKIVVGALALAAFWAYVLVLGRRAVAAGETGDLSGHQAGEVLPTAG, from the coding sequence GTGGACCTCGACGCCTTCACGACCGTGCACAGCCCGGAGTGGGACCGTCTCCACGAGCTGACCCGGCGCCGGCGGCTCGACGGCGCGGAGGCCGACGAGCTGGTCCGCCTCTACCAGACGGTCGCGACCCACCTTTCCACCGTGCGCTCCGCCGCGCCCGACCCGGTGCTCGTGACGCGCCTGTCCGATCTGCTCACCCGCGCCCGGGCGCGCATCGCGGGCGCGCACGAGCCCGCGTGGGCCGACGTCGTGCGCTTCGCCGTGGTGACCGTGCCCGCCGCCCTGTTCCGGGTGCGGTGGTGGACCCTCGGCGTGACGATCGCGTTCCTCACGATCGCCGTCGTCGTCGGGTGGCGCGTCGCGACGGTCCCCGAGGCGCTCGCGGCGGTCGGCCCGCCGTCGTACCAGGAGCAGTACGTCAACGAGGCCTTCGAGTCGTACTACGACCCCGGCGCGGGGTTCGCCGCGATGGTCTGGACCAACAACGCGTGGATCGCCGCGCAGTGCGTGGCGTTCGGCATCACGGGCCTGTGGCCCGTGTTCGTCCAGGTCCAGAACGCCGTCAACGTCGGGGCGATCGGCGGCATGATGGCCGCGCACGGCGAGCTCGACCTGTTCCTCCAGCTCATCGCCCCGCACGGCCTGCTCGAGCTGACGGCGATCTTCGTCGCCGGCGGCGCCGGGCTGAAGATCTTCTGGACCCTCGTCGACCCCGGTCCGCGCCGGCGGTCGGTCGCCCTGGCGCAGGAGGGCCGCGCGCTCATCACGGTCGCCGTCGGGCTCGCGGGCGCGCTCGCGGTCTCGGGGCTCGTCGAGGGGTTCGTCACCGGGTCGGGGCTGCCGTGGTGGCTCAAGATCGTCGTCGGCGCGCTGGCGCTCGCGGCGTTCTGGGCGTACGTGCTCGTGCTCGGCCGGCGCGCGGTCGCCGCGGGCGAGACCGGCGACCTCTCCGGGCACCAGGCCGGCGAGGTCCTGCCGACCGCCGGCTGA
- a CDS encoding RDD family protein — protein MHDGILIGEGVVLDARPASFATRALGALLDVAVTVLGLLVLLVLAMQTPLVLDMQWGTALGIGVMVVALVVVPVTVETLSRGRSLGKLAAGIRVVRDDGGPIHLRHALVRALVGVFELWLTFGAVALVASLANTKGKRLGDVLAGTYAIRVRGGRGWSVPLMMPPQLAGWARTADMRRLPDGLALAARQLLDRAPKLAPASRARLTDEMAAKIEAYVAPGPPSGTPAEAFLHAVLHERRERELALGRRERERASRLGQTLHRLPYAVPDPRS, from the coding sequence GTGCACGACGGCATCCTCATCGGCGAGGGCGTGGTCCTCGACGCCCGCCCCGCCTCGTTCGCGACGCGGGCGCTCGGGGCGCTGCTCGACGTGGCGGTCACGGTGCTGGGCCTCCTCGTGCTCCTCGTCCTGGCGATGCAGACGCCGCTCGTGCTCGACATGCAGTGGGGCACGGCGCTGGGGATCGGCGTCATGGTGGTCGCGCTGGTGGTCGTCCCCGTGACGGTCGAGACGCTCAGCCGCGGCCGCTCGCTCGGCAAGCTCGCGGCGGGCATCCGGGTCGTGCGCGACGACGGCGGCCCGATCCACCTGCGGCACGCGCTCGTGCGCGCGCTCGTCGGGGTCTTCGAGCTGTGGCTGACGTTCGGTGCCGTCGCGCTCGTCGCGTCGCTCGCGAACACCAAGGGTAAGCGGCTCGGTGACGTGCTCGCGGGCACGTACGCCATCCGGGTGCGGGGCGGGCGGGGCTGGTCGGTGCCGCTCATGATGCCGCCGCAGCTCGCCGGGTGGGCTCGCACGGCGGACATGCGGCGCCTGCCCGACGGGCTCGCGCTCGCTGCGCGCCAGCTGCTCGACCGCGCGCCGAAGCTGGCACCCGCGTCGCGGGCGCGGCTCACCGACGAGATGGCCGCGAAGATCGAGGCCTACGTGGCGCCCGGTCCGCCGTCGGGCACGCCCGCCGAGGCGTTCCTGCACGCGGTGCTCCACGAGCGCCGCGAGCGCGAGCTCGCGCTGGGCCGGCGCGAGCGCGAGCGCGCGAGCCGGCTCGGGCAGACGCTCCACCGGCTCCCGTACGCGGTGCCGGACCCGCGCTCCTGA
- a CDS encoding M14 family zinc carboxypeptidase, which produces MLSTAQAAPADGEPPGLAVATVHAATPEAQHRLAATGLDVIHADAEHAEVLLHTPQDRLTLALGDWEFELESVEDDLDRMEAARAHESRLEARLAEDPSVASTLPTGRVSYREIDDAEAEMRALAAEFPEQVRLFELPHPSLLGRTVLGLEVAGDVATSAGEPTYLLSGVHHAREWPTLELVLEFVTEAVHGYGTDERFTAIMDSSRMLVVPVVNPDGYMISRERINEMKRKNCRVLPGATPTWEECAAAQNANAGVDPNRNYGPFWGGPGSSVSGSASNHHGAAPYSEPEIENMRELMNSHQVTVAINAHTPDERLLRAPSSPLEPEPVDADAYQALAEELGDALGGWPAGPWTEVYYVASGTAEEHGLYVNGTFGFTPELMPGFDGLDRFHPPYEYVDDQYWGTGRYEGSSAREAFLLAWEKAADPALHGVVTGTAPRGIELTISKDVEVESSPTAVADGGTIATAHELRSTLRVPDDGTFTWHVNPSVRQSQESSTLLEETWTISCTNPAGRVHHEVEVVVGRGETVDVDMTACPGGPKLGRG; this is translated from the coding sequence GTGCTGAGCACCGCCCAGGCCGCCCCGGCCGACGGGGAGCCCCCGGGCCTCGCCGTCGCGACCGTCCACGCCGCCACGCCCGAGGCGCAGCACCGCCTGGCGGCCACGGGGCTCGACGTCATCCACGCCGACGCCGAGCACGCCGAGGTGCTGCTGCACACCCCGCAGGACCGGCTCACGCTGGCGCTGGGCGACTGGGAGTTCGAGCTGGAGTCGGTCGAGGACGACCTGGACCGCATGGAGGCGGCGCGCGCGCACGAGTCCCGCCTCGAGGCCCGGCTGGCGGAGGACCCGTCGGTCGCCTCGACCCTGCCGACCGGCCGCGTGTCGTACCGCGAGATCGACGACGCCGAGGCGGAGATGCGGGCGCTCGCCGCGGAGTTCCCCGAGCAGGTGAGGCTCTTCGAGCTGCCGCACCCGTCGCTGCTCGGCCGGACCGTGCTCGGCCTGGAGGTCGCCGGCGACGTCGCCACCTCGGCCGGCGAGCCGACGTACCTGCTCAGCGGCGTCCACCACGCCCGGGAGTGGCCGACGCTCGAGCTCGTCCTCGAGTTCGTCACCGAGGCCGTGCACGGCTACGGGACCGACGAGCGCTTCACGGCGATCATGGACTCCAGCCGCATGCTCGTGGTGCCGGTCGTCAACCCCGACGGGTACATGATCTCGCGCGAGCGCATCAACGAGATGAAGCGCAAGAACTGCCGCGTCCTGCCGGGCGCCACGCCCACGTGGGAGGAGTGCGCGGCGGCCCAGAACGCGAACGCCGGCGTCGACCCGAACCGCAACTACGGCCCCTTCTGGGGCGGGCCCGGCTCGAGCGTCTCGGGGTCGGCGAGCAACCACCACGGCGCCGCCCCGTACTCGGAGCCCGAGATCGAGAACATGCGCGAGCTCATGAACTCCCACCAGGTGACGGTGGCGATCAACGCCCACACGCCGGACGAGCGGCTGCTGCGGGCGCCGTCGTCGCCGCTCGAGCCGGAGCCCGTCGACGCGGACGCGTACCAGGCGCTGGCCGAGGAGCTGGGCGACGCGCTCGGCGGCTGGCCCGCGGGTCCGTGGACGGAGGTGTACTACGTGGCGAGCGGCACGGCCGAGGAGCACGGCCTGTACGTCAACGGCACGTTCGGCTTCACGCCCGAGCTCATGCCTGGCTTCGACGGCCTGGACCGCTTCCACCCGCCGTACGAGTACGTCGACGACCAGTACTGGGGCACCGGCCGCTACGAGGGGTCCAGCGCCCGGGAGGCGTTCCTCCTCGCGTGGGAGAAGGCCGCCGACCCGGCCCTCCACGGCGTGGTCACCGGCACCGCTCCCCGGGGGATCGAGCTGACGATCAGCAAGGACGTCGAGGTCGAGTCGTCCCCGACGGCCGTCGCCGACGGCGGCACGATCGCCACCGCCCACGAGCTGCGGTCCACGCTGCGCGTCCCCGACGACGGCACGTTCACGTGGCACGTCAACCCGTCGGTGCGCCAGAGCCAGGAGTCGTCCACCCTCCTGGAGGAGACGTGGACGATCTCGTGCACCAACCCGGCCGGGCGGGTGCACCACGAGGTCGAGGTCGTCGTCGGGCGTGGCGAGACGGTCGACGTCGACATGACCGCATGCCCGGGCGGGCCCAAGCTCGGGCGCGGATGA
- the ahcY gene encoding adenosylhomocysteinase yields MSATTEAPEQTQPSPGFDEVPGRYKVRSLALAEAGRHQIRLAEHEMPGLMALREEYGEAQPLAGARIAGSLHMTVQTAVLIETLVALGAQVRWASCNIFSTQDEAAAAVVVGPHGTPEDPRGVPVFAWKGETLEEYWDCTEQILVWPGEESETRGPNLILDDGGDATMLVHLGLQYERAGVVPPDTLPGEPDHTHEMNVVRGVLRRALEADPLRWTTIAQGIGGVTEETTTGVHRLYHLAESGELLFPAINVNDSVTKSKFDNKYGIRHSLPDGINRATDILIGGKVAFVAGYGDVGKGAAEAFRGQGARVIVSEVDPICALQAAMDGFQVARIEDVLGEADFFITTTGNKDVIRVEHMVAMKDKAVVGNIGHFDNEIDMAGLAAVPGVVKTEIKPQVHEWTFPAGVGPDGVERSERSIIVLSEGRLLNLGNATGHPSFVMSNSFSNQVIGQLELFEDMKRPEGERRYERQVYRLPKVLDEKVARLHLDALGVRLTELSPEQAAYIGVPVEGPFKPDHYRY; encoded by the coding sequence ATGTCCGCCACCACGGAGGCGCCCGAGCAGACCCAGCCGAGCCCGGGCTTCGACGAGGTCCCCGGCCGCTACAAGGTGCGCTCGCTCGCGCTGGCCGAGGCAGGCCGCCACCAGATCCGTCTCGCCGAGCACGAGATGCCCGGCCTCATGGCGCTGCGCGAGGAGTACGGCGAGGCGCAGCCGCTCGCCGGCGCCCGCATCGCGGGCTCGCTGCACATGACGGTCCAGACGGCGGTGCTCATCGAGACGCTCGTCGCGCTCGGCGCGCAGGTCCGCTGGGCGAGCTGCAACATCTTCAGCACGCAGGACGAGGCCGCGGCCGCCGTCGTCGTCGGCCCGCACGGGACGCCCGAGGACCCCCGCGGCGTGCCGGTGTTCGCCTGGAAGGGCGAGACGCTCGAGGAGTACTGGGACTGCACCGAGCAGATCCTCGTGTGGCCGGGCGAGGAGTCCGAGACGCGCGGCCCCAACCTCATCCTCGACGACGGCGGCGACGCGACCATGCTGGTCCACCTCGGCCTGCAGTACGAGCGTGCCGGCGTCGTGCCCCCGGACACGCTGCCGGGCGAGCCGGACCACACGCACGAGATGAACGTCGTGCGCGGGGTGCTGCGCCGCGCGCTCGAGGCCGACCCGCTGCGCTGGACGACGATCGCGCAGGGCATCGGCGGCGTCACCGAGGAGACGACGACGGGCGTGCACCGCCTGTACCACCTCGCCGAGTCGGGCGAGCTGCTGTTCCCGGCGATCAACGTCAACGACTCGGTCACCAAGTCGAAGTTCGACAACAAGTACGGCATCCGCCACTCGCTGCCCGACGGCATCAACCGCGCCACGGACATCCTCATCGGCGGCAAGGTCGCCTTCGTCGCGGGCTACGGCGACGTCGGCAAGGGCGCCGCCGAGGCGTTCCGCGGCCAGGGCGCGCGCGTCATCGTGTCCGAGGTCGACCCGATCTGCGCGCTGCAGGCCGCGATGGACGGCTTCCAGGTCGCGCGGATCGAGGACGTGCTCGGCGAGGCCGACTTCTTCATCACCACGACCGGCAACAAGGACGTCATCCGCGTCGAGCACATGGTCGCGATGAAGGACAAGGCCGTCGTGGGCAACATCGGCCACTTCGACAACGAGATCGACATGGCCGGCCTCGCGGCCGTGCCGGGCGTCGTCAAGACCGAGATCAAGCCGCAGGTCCACGAGTGGACGTTCCCGGCCGGCGTCGGGCCCGACGGCGTCGAGCGGTCCGAGCGGTCGATCATCGTGCTGTCCGAGGGGCGCCTGCTCAACCTCGGCAACGCGACCGGCCACCCGTCGTTCGTCATGTCGAACTCGTTCTCGAACCAGGTCATCGGCCAGCTCGAGCTGTTCGAGGACATGAAGCGGCCCGAGGGCGAGCGCCGGTACGAGCGGCAGGTCTACCGCCTGCCCAAGGTGCTCGACGAGAAGGTCGCGCGCCTGCACCTCGACGCGCTCGGCGTGCGCCTCACCGAGCTCAGCCCGGAGCAGGCCGCCTACATCGGCGTGCCGGTCGAGGGCCCGTTCAAGCCGGACCACTACCGGTACTGA
- a CDS encoding acyltransferase, with protein sequence MAETTPLTQTPPARPAQRLLAVDGLRFLAAAAVMLYHFTATSTVTRYWGGTPGADLFPVLNHVTRYGWLAVELFFVISGFFILMTAQGRSLAHFTGSRVGRLFPAYWACIVITALLHAVWSGGRQLTFGETLLNLTMVQELFGVQSSQVVFWTLLAELKFYLLVAVLLAFGPMTRLKVLGLATLWPLAGMLARAAGQYELGEVLVARYAPYFAVGMLLFLLRRDGVRGNGAVLAVLGGNLALCCHLVIVATGHATTLQGVPVNPVVALALMLLCVVAVWVASSPRVEARGRVTVALCTAGGLLTYPVYLVHSEFGYATIEALASRGVGPWVTLAAAVAVTGALSWAIYRFVEERWSRRLRHAVVRAMTPTAGERVPQRRAATSSA encoded by the coding sequence ATGGCAGAGACGACGCCCCTGACCCAGACCCCGCCGGCACGGCCCGCACAGCGCCTCCTGGCGGTGGACGGCCTGCGCTTCCTGGCCGCCGCCGCGGTGATGCTCTACCACTTCACCGCGACGTCGACCGTGACGCGCTACTGGGGCGGCACGCCCGGTGCCGACCTCTTCCCCGTGCTCAACCACGTGACGCGGTACGGCTGGCTCGCGGTCGAGCTGTTCTTCGTCATCAGCGGGTTCTTCATCCTCATGACCGCCCAGGGCAGGTCGCTCGCGCACTTCACGGGCTCGCGCGTGGGGCGCCTCTTCCCCGCCTACTGGGCGTGCATCGTCATCACCGCGCTGCTGCACGCCGTCTGGTCCGGCGGCCGGCAGCTGACGTTCGGCGAGACGCTGCTCAACCTCACGATGGTGCAGGAGCTGTTCGGCGTCCAGAGCTCCCAGGTCGTGTTCTGGACGCTGCTGGCCGAGCTGAAGTTCTACCTGCTCGTCGCGGTCCTCCTTGCCTTCGGGCCAATGACCCGCCTCAAGGTCCTCGGGCTCGCGACCCTCTGGCCGCTCGCGGGGATGCTCGCGCGGGCGGCGGGGCAGTACGAGCTCGGCGAGGTCCTCGTCGCCCGCTACGCCCCGTACTTCGCCGTCGGCATGCTGCTGTTCCTGCTGCGGCGCGACGGCGTGCGCGGCAACGGCGCGGTGCTGGCGGTGCTCGGCGGCAACCTCGCCCTCTGCTGCCACCTGGTGATCGTGGCCACGGGGCACGCCACGACCCTCCAGGGCGTGCCGGTGAACCCCGTCGTGGCGCTCGCGCTCATGCTCCTGTGCGTCGTCGCGGTCTGGGTCGCCTCGAGCCCGCGCGTCGAGGCGCGTGGCCGAGTCACGGTGGCGCTCTGCACCGCGGGCGGCCTGCTCACCTACCCCGTCTACCTCGTGCACAGCGAGTTCGGCTACGCGACGATCGAGGCGCTCGCGTCGCGCGGCGTCGGCCCGTGGGTCACCCTGGCGGCCGCGGTCGCCGTGACCGGGGCGCTCTCCTGGGCGATCTACCGCTTCGTCGAGGAGCGCTGGTCGCGGCGCCTGCGCCACGCCGTCGTGCGCGCGATGACGCCGACCGCCGGCGAGCGGGTCCCGCAGCGCCGGGCCGCCACGAGCAGCGCCTGA
- a CDS encoding MFS transporter: MPADAPLFPLRTVVLGAFVPTFVFDVGVGAMLPVVAPTATGLGASLAVAGVVAALLPVGQILTDLPAGALADRFGDRRAMLGAGGVAAVAFATAAFAPHLLTFAAAVLALGAASAVFNLARHSYLTEITPPLRRARVLSTLGGVHRIGQFVGPFVGALVIHGGDVRGVYLLGAAAAVVATAVLVVVREDPTARRQPAVGMISGPVHPGRPDSGPQKTHPQRPTLRGVLREHRRLLATLGTAVLLVAAVRGARQTVIPLWGEHLGLDPAVTSLIFGVAGGVDMLLFYPAGKVMDRMGRLWVGVPAMLVMGIALALLPLTQSAASLAGAAALLGLGNGMSSGILMTLGSDVSPAHGRARFLGLWRVLQDSGTAAGPLVISAGAALGSLALGVWAAAVLGPAAAAALGRWVPRWTVHANRTTRRRAGLLT; the protein is encoded by the coding sequence ATGCCTGCCGACGCACCCCTGTTCCCGCTGCGCACCGTCGTGCTGGGCGCGTTCGTCCCGACCTTCGTGTTCGACGTCGGGGTCGGCGCGATGCTGCCGGTCGTCGCGCCGACGGCCACGGGGCTCGGCGCGAGCCTCGCGGTGGCGGGCGTCGTCGCGGCGCTGCTCCCCGTGGGCCAGATCCTCACCGACCTGCCCGCCGGCGCGCTCGCCGACCGGTTCGGCGACCGCCGCGCGATGCTCGGCGCGGGCGGAGTCGCGGCGGTCGCGTTCGCCACGGCGGCGTTCGCGCCGCACCTCCTCACGTTCGCCGCGGCGGTGCTCGCGCTCGGCGCCGCGTCGGCGGTCTTCAACCTCGCGCGGCACTCGTACCTCACCGAGATCACGCCGCCGCTGCGCCGTGCCCGCGTGCTGTCGACGCTCGGCGGCGTGCACCGCATCGGGCAGTTCGTGGGGCCGTTCGTCGGCGCGCTGGTCATCCACGGGGGCGACGTCCGCGGCGTCTACCTGCTCGGCGCGGCGGCGGCCGTCGTGGCGACGGCGGTGCTCGTCGTCGTGCGCGAGGATCCCACCGCTCGCCGTCAGCCCGCTGTGGGCATGATCTCTGGCCCGGTTCATCCGGGTCGTCCCGATTCCGGACCCCAGAAAACACACCCACAGCGGCCGACCCTGCGCGGCGTCCTGCGCGAGCACCGCAGGCTGCTCGCGACGCTCGGCACCGCGGTGCTCCTCGTCGCGGCCGTCCGCGGGGCGCGGCAGACCGTCATCCCGCTGTGGGGCGAGCACCTCGGGCTCGACCCGGCCGTGACGTCGCTGATCTTCGGCGTCGCGGGCGGCGTCGACATGCTGCTGTTCTACCCGGCGGGCAAGGTCATGGACCGCATGGGCCGGCTGTGGGTCGGCGTGCCGGCCATGCTCGTCATGGGGATCGCGCTCGCACTTCTGCCCCTGACGCAGTCGGCCGCGAGCCTCGCCGGGGCGGCCGCGCTGCTGGGCCTCGGCAACGGCATGAGCTCGGGGATCCTCATGACCCTGGGCTCCGACGTCTCCCCGGCGCACGGACGCGCGCGGTTCCTCGGGCTGTGGCGCGTGCTGCAGGACTCGGGCACCGCCGCCGGACCGCTCGTGATCTCGGCGGGCGCCGCGCTGGGGTCGCTCGCGCTCGGCGTGTGGGCCGCCGCCGTCCTGGGTCCGGCGGCCGCGGCCGCCCTGGGGCGCTGGGTGCCGCGCTGGACGGTGCACGCGAACCGCACCACGCGCCGTCGGGCCGGACTGCTCACCTGA
- a CDS encoding glycine betaine/L-proline ABC transporter ATP-binding protein, with the protein MPAPAVSVRGVYKVFGPRPAEAVRRLEAGASRDEVKDLGTAAVVDASFDVAHGEIFVVMGLSGSGKSTLIRMLNGLWAPTAGHVLLGDADLAAVDARRLRALRRSRVSMVFQHFALLPHRTVLDNAAYPLEIQGVGKAERRERARTALDLVGLGGWEDSLPSELSGGMRQRVGLARALAADTDVLLMDEAFSALDPLIRSEMQDQLLELQRSLGKTIVFITHDLNEAMHLGDRIAIMRDGRIEQVGTAAEILERPASEYVAQFVADVDRSRVLTASSAMVAIDELPQAEADLADDAPAVDHDATLADVLVPLADADGPLRVTDGDGSTVGVLSADDVVTAMAHPSSGAAEQEVPS; encoded by the coding sequence GTGCCCGCCCCGGCGGTCTCGGTCCGCGGCGTCTACAAGGTCTTCGGACCACGACCCGCCGAGGCCGTCCGCCGTCTCGAGGCCGGCGCCTCCCGTGACGAGGTCAAGGACCTCGGCACCGCCGCGGTCGTCGACGCGAGCTTCGACGTCGCGCACGGCGAGATCTTCGTCGTCATGGGCCTGTCCGGGTCCGGCAAGTCGACGCTGATCCGCATGCTCAACGGCCTGTGGGCACCCACCGCGGGCCACGTGCTGCTCGGCGACGCCGACCTCGCCGCCGTCGACGCCCGGCGCCTGCGCGCGCTGCGCCGCAGCCGGGTGTCCATGGTCTTCCAGCACTTCGCGCTGCTGCCGCACCGCACCGTGCTCGACAACGCGGCCTACCCCCTGGAGATCCAGGGCGTCGGCAAGGCCGAGCGCCGCGAGCGTGCCCGGACGGCGCTCGACCTCGTCGGCCTGGGCGGCTGGGAGGACTCGCTGCCCTCCGAGCTCTCGGGCGGCATGCGCCAGCGCGTCGGCCTGGCCCGCGCGCTCGCCGCCGACACCGACGTCCTGCTCATGGACGAGGCGTTCAGCGCGCTCGACCCGCTCATCCGCAGCGAGATGCAGGACCAGCTCCTCGAGCTGCAGCGCTCGCTCGGCAAGACGATCGTCTTCATCACCCACGACCTCAACGAGGCCATGCACCTGGGCGACCGCATCGCCATCATGCGCGACGGGCGGATCGAGCAGGTGGGCACGGCCGCCGAGATCCTCGAGCGGCCGGCGAGCGAGTACGTCGCGCAGTTCGTCGCCGACGTCGACCGCTCGCGCGTGCTCACGGCGTCGTCCGCGATGGTCGCGATCGACGAGCTCCCGCAGGCCGAGGCCGACCTGGCCGACGACGCGCCCGCCGTCGACCACGACGCCACGCTGGCCGACGTGCTCGTTCCGCTCGCGGACGCGGACGGCCCGCTGCGCGTCACCGACGGCGACGGCAGCACGGTCGGCGTGCTGAGCGCCGACGACGTCGTCACCGCGATGGCGCACCCGTCGAGCGGCGCGGCCGAGCAGGAGGTGCCCTCGTGA